A DNA window from Suncus etruscus isolate mSunEtr1 chromosome 8, mSunEtr1.pri.cur, whole genome shotgun sequence contains the following coding sequences:
- the ING1 gene encoding inhibitor of growth protein 1, producing MLSPANGEQTPLASYVEDYLDSVESLPFDLQRNVSLMREIDAKYQETLKDLDEYYEKFRRETDGALKRRALHCIQRALIRSQELGDEKIQIVSQMVELVENRARQVDSHVELFEAHTEVGDAPGGLGKAGQEKAKGEALAPAEKPNNKRSRRQRNHENRENAASNHEHDDAGTPREKRAKASKKKKRSKAKAEREASPADLPIDPNEPTYCLCSQVSYGEMIGCDNDECPIEWFHFSCVGLNHKPKGKWYCPKCRGENEKTLDKALEKSRKERAYNR from the exons ATGTTGAGCCCCGCCAACGGGGAGCAGACGCCGCTGGCCAGCTACGTGGAGGACTACCTGGACTCGGTCGAGTCGCTGCCGTTCGACCTGCAGAGGAACGTGTCGCTCATGCGGGAGATCGACGCCAAGTACCAAG AGACCCTGAAGGACCTGGATGAGTACTACGAGAAGTTCCGGCGGGAGACGGACGGCGCTCTCAAGCGGCGGGCCCTGCACTGCATCCAGCGGGCGCTCATCCGCAGCCAGGAGCTGGGCGACGAGAAGATCCAGATCGTGAGTCAGATGGTGGAGCTGGTGGAGAACCGCGCCCGGCAGGTGGACAGTCACGTGGAGCTCTTCGAGGCGCACACCGAGGTGGGCGATGCCCCGGGCGGCCTGGGCAAGGCCGGGCAGGAGAAGGCCAAGGGCGAGGCGCTGGCGCCGGCCGAGAAGCCCAACAACAAGCGGTCGCGGCGCCAGCGCAACCACGAGAACCGGGAGAACGCCGCCAGCAACCACGAGCACGACGACGCAGGGACGCCCCGGGAGAAGCGCGCCAAGGCCTCCAAGAAGAAGAAGCGCTCCAAGGCCAAGGCCGAGCGAGAGGCGTCCCCGGCCGACCTGCCCATCGACCCCAACGAGCCCACCTATTGCCTGTGCAGCCAGGTCTCCTACGGGGAGATGATTGGCTGCGACAATGACGAGTGTCCCATCGAGTGGTTCCACTTCTCCTGCGTGGGCCTCAACCACAAGCCCAAGGGCAAGTGGTACTGTCCCAAGTGCCGCGGGGAGAACGAGAAGACCCTGGACAAGGCGCTGGAGAAGTCCAGAAAGGAGCGTGCCTACAACAGGTAG